A stretch of Streptococcus sp. oral taxon 061 DNA encodes these proteins:
- a CDS encoding S-ribosylhomocysteine lyase — MSKEVIVESFELDHTIVKAPYVRLIGEETGPKGDIISNFDIRLVQPNEDSIPTAGLHTIEHLLAKLIRTRIDGMIDCSPFGCRTGFHMIMWGRHSSAEIAAVIKDSLKEIAETTTWEDVPGTTIESCGNYKDHSLFSAKEWAKLILEQGISDDAFERHVI, encoded by the coding sequence TGAAAGTTTTGAACTAGATCATACGATTGTAAAAGCTCCTTATGTCCGCTTGATTGGAGAAGAGACTGGACCGAAAGGAGATATCATTTCTAACTTTGATATCCGCTTGGTTCAACCAAATGAGGACTCTATCCCTACTGCTGGACTTCATACTATTGAGCACCTCTTGGCTAAGCTCATCCGTACTCGCATTGACGGTATGATTGATTGTTCCCCATTTGGTTGTCGTACAGGTTTCCATATGATTATGTGGGGACGTCATTCTAGCGCTGAAATTGCTGCTGTCATCAAGGATTCACTAAAGGAAATCGCTGAGACTACAACTTGGGAAGATGTTCCTGGAACAACTATTGAATCTTGCGGAAACTACAAGGATCACAGCCTCTTTTCTGCTAAGGAGTGGGCAAAATTGATTCTTGAACAAGGAATTTCAGACGATGCTTTTGAGCGTCATGTCATTTAA
- a CDS encoding AAA family ATPase, which translates to MNNNFNNFNNMDDLFNQLMGGMRGYSSENRRYLINGREVTPEEFAIYRQTGQLPSEGSDQAQYVQGKAMKQDGILAKLGRNLTAEAREGKLDPVIGRNKEIQETSEILSRRTKNNPVLVGDAGVGKTAVVEGLAQAIVNGDVPAAIKNKEIISIDISGLEAGTQYRGSFEENIQNLVNEVKEAGNIILFFDEIHQILGAGSTGDGQGSKGLADILKPALSRGELTVIGATTQDEYRNTILKNAALARRFNEVKVNAPSAEDTFKILQGIRDLYQQHHNVILPDEVLKAAVDYSVQYIPQRSLPDKAIDLVDVTAAHLAAQHPVTDVHAVEHEIEEEKAKQEAAAAKEDYEAALNAKVRIEELEKQIANHTEDHKVTATVNDVAESVERMTGIPVSQMGATDIERLKDMGHRLQTKVIGQDKAVEAVAKAIRRNRAGFDEGNRPIGSFLFVGPTGVGKTELAKQLALDMFGTKDAIIRLDMSEYSDRTAVSKLIGTTAGYVGYDDNSNTLTERVRRNPYSIVLLDEIEKADPQVITLLLQVLDDGRLTDGQGNTVNFKNTVIIATSNAGFGYEANLTEDADKPELMDRLKPYFRPEFLNRFNAVIEFSHLSKEDLSKIVDLMLIDVNKTLSKKEIDLAVSDAAKEYMTEEGYDEVMGVRPLRRVVEQQIRDKVTDFHLDNLDAKHLEADMEDGVLVIREKA; encoded by the coding sequence ATGAACAACAACTTTAATAACTTTAACAACATGGATGATTTATTTAACCAATTGATGGGTGGTATGCGTGGATACAGTTCTGAAAATCGTCGTTACTTGATTAACGGTCGTGAAGTAACACCTGAAGAATTCGCGATTTACCGTCAAACAGGTCAACTTCCTAGCGAAGGAAGTGATCAAGCTCAGTACGTTCAAGGTAAAGCCATGAAACAAGATGGTATTCTTGCAAAACTTGGGCGTAACTTAACAGCAGAAGCTCGTGAAGGTAAGTTGGATCCAGTTATTGGACGTAATAAGGAGATTCAAGAAACATCTGAAATCCTTTCTCGTCGTACAAAGAATAACCCAGTTCTTGTCGGTGATGCTGGTGTTGGTAAAACTGCTGTAGTAGAAGGCCTTGCACAAGCTATTGTGAATGGTGATGTTCCAGCAGCAATCAAGAACAAAGAAATTATCTCTATTGATATTTCAGGTCTTGAAGCTGGTACGCAATACCGTGGTAGCTTTGAAGAGAATATTCAAAACTTGGTAAACGAAGTCAAAGAAGCTGGGAATATTATCCTCTTCTTCGATGAAATTCATCAAATTCTTGGTGCTGGTAGCACAGGTGATGGTCAAGGATCTAAAGGACTTGCGGATATCTTGAAGCCTGCTCTTTCACGTGGGGAATTGACAGTGATTGGTGCAACAACTCAAGATGAATACCGTAATACCATCTTGAAAAACGCAGCCCTTGCTCGTCGTTTCAACGAAGTAAAAGTTAATGCTCCATCTGCTGAAGATACTTTCAAGATTCTTCAAGGTATTCGTGATCTTTATCAACAACACCACAACGTCATCTTGCCAGATGAAGTATTGAAAGCAGCTGTTGATTACTCTGTTCAATATATTCCACAACGTAGTTTACCTGATAAGGCTATCGACCTTGTCGATGTGACAGCTGCTCACTTGGCTGCACAACATCCAGTAACAGATGTGCATGCAGTGGAACATGAAATTGAAGAAGAAAAAGCTAAACAAGAGGCTGCGGCTGCTAAAGAAGATTATGAAGCAGCTTTAAATGCAAAAGTTCGTATCGAAGAACTTGAAAAGCAAATTGCTAACCATACAGAAGATCACAAGGTGACAGCGACTGTCAATGACGTAGCTGAGTCTGTAGAACGTATGACAGGTATTCCTGTTTCACAAATGGGTGCAACTGATATCGAACGTTTGAAAGATATGGGCCACCGTTTGCAAACTAAGGTTATCGGTCAAGACAAGGCTGTTGAAGCCGTTGCCAAAGCGATTCGTCGGAACCGTGCAGGTTTTGATGAAGGAAATCGCCCAATCGGTAGCTTCCTCTTTGTAGGTCCTACTGGTGTTGGTAAAACTGAGTTGGCTAAACAATTAGCACTTGATATGTTCGGAACTAAAGATGCTATCATCCGTTTGGACATGTCTGAATACAGCGACCGCACAGCCGTTTCTAAATTGATTGGTACAACAGCTGGTTATGTTGGTTATGATGACAATAGCAATACTTTGACAGAACGCGTCCGTCGTAATCCATACTCAATCGTCCTTCTCGACGAAATTGAAAAGGCTGACCCTCAAGTCATTACTCTTCTTCTTCAAGTATTGGATGATGGTCGTTTGACAGATGGTCAAGGTAACACTGTAAACTTCAAGAATACGGTGATTATCGCAACTTCAAATGCAGGCTTTGGTTACGAAGCTAACTTGACAGAAGATGCTGATAAACCAGAACTCATGGATCGTTTGAAACCATACTTCCGTCCAGAATTCTTGAACCGTTTCAACGCTGTGATTGAATTCTCACACTTGAGTAAGGAAGACCTTTCTAAGATTGTTGATTTGATGTTGATTGATGTCAATAAGACTCTTTCTAAGAAAGAAATCGACTTGGCAGTGAGCGATGCAGCCAAAGAATACATGACTGAAGAAGGTTATGATGAAGTCATGGGTGTTCGTCCACTCCGTCGAGTAGTTGAACAACAAATCCGTGACAAAGTAACAGACTTCCATTTGGATAATCTTGATGCTAAACACCTTGAAGCTGACATGGAAGATGGTGTCTTGGTCATTCGTGAAAAAGCCTAA